A region of the Egicoccus sp. AB-alg2 genome:
TGGCCGTGGCGCACCGCGCGGCGCATCAGGCGGCGCAGCACGTAGCCGCGGCCCTCCTTGGACGGCAGCACCCCGTCGGCGATCAGGAACGCCGACGTGCGCGCGTGCTCGGCGATGACCCGCAGCGAGACGTCCTGGTCGTCGCTCTTGCCGTAGGTGGCGCCGGTCAGCTCGCCGGCCCGCGCCAGCAGCGGCGCGAACAGGTCGGTCTCGAAGACGTTGTCGACGCCCTGCAGCAGCACGGCCATGCGTTCCAGCCCGAGGCCGGTGTCGACGTTCTTGGCCGGCAGGTCACCGAGGACGTTGCCGTCGTCGTCCTGCTCGTGCTGCATGAACACGAGGTTGTAGTACTCGAGGTAGCGCTCGCCGTTGACGACGGGGCCACCCTCCTCGCCCCACTCCGGACCGCGGTCGTAGTTGAGCTCCGAGCAGGGCCCACACGGTCCGGCCGCGCCCGTGGACCAGAAGTTGTCGGAGGCGTCCAGCCGCGACGAACCCTCGGGTACGCCCACCCGCTGGATGCGCTCGGGCGCGATGTCGGTCTCCTCGAGCCAGTAGCGCTCGGACTCGTCGTCGTCCTCGAAGACGGTGACCCAGATGCGCTCCGGGTCGAGCCCGAACCGGTCGACCGACAGCTGCCACGACCAGCGGATCGCCTCGCGCTTGAAGTAGTCGCCGAAGCTGAAGTTGCCCAGCATCTCGAAGAACGTCAGGTGCCGGGTGGTGTGGCCGACGTTCTCGATGTCGTTGGTGCGGGCGCACTTCTGGTAGCTGGTGGCACGCGGGGCCGGCGGTGTGGCGTCGCCCATGAAGTAGGGCTTGAACGGCAGCATGCCGGCGATGGTCAGCAGGACGGTCGGGTCCTGCGGGATCAGCGAGGCCGAGTCGAAGCGCCGGTGGCCGTGTTCGACGTAGAAGTCGAGGAACGTGTTGCGGATGGTCAGGGAGTCCAACGTGTTCTCACTGTCGTCGGCGCCGCGTCCCACCGGATCTCTTCGTGGGGGGCGCGCATGCGGCTGAGGTCGGGCGGCCGGCGTCAGTCGCCGATGGCGCGCGCCTGCTCGGCGGCCGCCGTGGGCAGGTCGGGCACGCGGTAGCGGGTGCGCAGCTCTGCTTCACGCGCCTGTGCGGCGCGGCGACCTTCCTCGGCGGCGTAGCGCAGCCGTTCGCTGAACGTGCCGGCGGCCTGGCCGGCCCGGCCGGCGACGTGGACGGGCGAGGTCGCACGCTTGGCGGCGTCGAGCTTGCGCACGGCGTAGGCGCCCAGCAGCAGCCCGGCGCCGAGTCCGAGGGCGAGCGAGAAGACGCGCATGGGTGGCTCCGGTCAGTCGCGCAGGGCGCGGGCGGCCTTGGCGGTGCCCGCGGCCACCGCGGCGGCCTTGATCAGGGGGCTGGCGAGGGTGGCGTGCACGACCCCGAGGATGCGGTCGGTCGTCGAGGTGATCGACTGCACGCCCGCCATGATCGTGTCCACACGGGCGAGTTCGACGTTCACGCCGGCGACGGTCTCGTTGACGCCACGCAGGATCGGGACGGACTCGTCGGTGACCCGCCCGACCGTGCCGATGACGTTGTCGAGCAGCTTGACGGCGCGCATGACCAGCAGGCACAGCGCGGCGACGAGCACGCCCCAGAACAATGCGGCGGCCACGATCGCCCAGTCCCTGACGGTCACGTCGACTCTTCTCCCTGGTCACGGTGCTTGGTGGCGGAGCGGCCCCGCGCCTGCTCGCGCAGGGCGGCGACCCGGTCGGCGACGGCTGCCTCGTGGCCGTGACGGGAGGGCTGGTACAGCCTCGCCCCGTCCAGCTCGTCGGGCAGGTACCGCTGATCGGACGCGAACCCGCTCGGGTGGTCGTGAGGATAGTCGTAGCCGACGCCGTGCCCGAGGGCGCGCGCG
Encoded here:
- a CDS encoding DUF948 domain-containing protein, encoding MTVRDWAIVAAALFWGVLVAALCLLVMRAVKLLDNVIGTVGRVTDESVPILRGVNETVAGVNVELARVDTIMAGVQSITSTTDRILGVVHATLASPLIKAAAVAAGTAKAARALRD